A stretch of Desulfocurvus vexinensis DSM 17965 DNA encodes these proteins:
- the ftsA gene encoding cell division protein FtsA, protein MAKSELIVGLDVGTTKICAVVGELTPGGVDVVGIGTSPSTGLRKGVVVNIEQTVQSIKKALEEAELMAGCDIRSVYAGIAGSHIKGFNSHGVIAVKGGEVAPRDVERVIDAAKAVAIPLDREVIHILPQEYIVDDQRGIHDPLGMAGVRLEVKVHIVTGAVTSAQNIIRSCHRSGLDVSDIVLEALASSKAVLTPEEREIGVALVDLGGGTSDMAIFSDNAIKHTAVLALGGTNLTNDIAYGLRTPMAAAEKIKERYGCAMAELVPPEEVIEVPSVGDREPRRLSRQVLAEICEPRMEEILVLIDQELARCGFKGKVPAGVVLTGGASLIEGVQELGEQIFNLPCRIGYPREIRGLHDVVNSPVYATAVGLLLYGAEKEGGDMSFRIRDEKPVFNRILGRMRKWFVDIK, encoded by the coding sequence ATGGCCAAATCGGAACTCATTGTCGGCCTGGATGTCGGCACCACGAAGATCTGCGCGGTGGTCGGCGAGCTGACCCCCGGCGGGGTGGACGTGGTGGGCATCGGCACCAGCCCGTCCACCGGCCTGCGCAAGGGCGTGGTGGTCAACATCGAGCAGACCGTGCAGTCCATCAAAAAGGCCCTGGAGGAGGCCGAGCTGATGGCCGGATGCGACATCCGCTCGGTGTACGCGGGCATCGCGGGCAGCCATATCAAGGGCTTCAACAGCCACGGGGTCATCGCCGTCAAGGGCGGCGAGGTCGCCCCGCGCGACGTGGAGCGCGTCATCGACGCGGCCAAGGCCGTGGCCATTCCCCTGGACCGCGAGGTCATCCACATCCTGCCCCAGGAATACATCGTGGACGACCAGCGCGGCATCCACGACCCCCTGGGCATGGCCGGGGTGCGCCTGGAGGTCAAGGTGCACATCGTCACCGGCGCGGTGACCTCGGCCCAGAATATCATCCGCTCCTGCCACCGCTCGGGGCTGGACGTGTCGGACATCGTGCTCGAGGCCCTGGCCTCGTCCAAGGCGGTGCTGACTCCCGAGGAGCGCGAGATCGGCGTGGCCCTGGTGGACCTTGGCGGCGGCACGTCGGACATGGCCATCTTCAGCGACAACGCCATCAAGCACACCGCCGTGCTGGCCCTGGGCGGCACCAACCTGACCAACGACATCGCCTACGGGCTGCGCACGCCCATGGCGGCGGCGGAAAAGATCAAGGAGCGCTACGGCTGCGCCATGGCCGAACTGGTGCCGCCCGAGGAGGTCATCGAGGTGCCCAGCGTGGGTGACCGCGAGCCGCGCAGGCTCTCGCGCCAGGTGCTGGCCGAGATCTGCGAGCCGCGCATGGAGGAGATCCTGGTGCTCATCGACCAGGAGCTGGCGCGCTGCGGCTTCAAGGGCAAGGTCCCGGCGGGCGTGGTGCTCACCGGCGGCGCCTCGCTCATCGAGGGCGTCCAGGAGCTGGGCGAGCAGATCTTCAACCTGCCCTGCCGCATCGGCTACCCGCGCGAGATCCGCGGCCTGCATGACGTGGTCAACAGCCCCGTCTACGCAACGGCTGTGGGCCTTCTGCTCTACGGGGCCGAGAAAGAGGGCGGCGACATGAGTTTCCGCATCCGCGACGAAAAGCCGGTCTTCAACCGGATTCTCGGGCGGATGCGCAAGTGGTTCGTGGACATCAAGTAA
- a CDS encoding cell division protein FtsQ/DivIB, whose translation MNMALAAKPGAALRMGKGAGARTRGRAASGGGLGAGLVRLVGWMLGLGLCAAFVIAVSVGLLVGFRWLTAAPYFALREISVTGNQRLDAAEIIALADVSLGANTLDIDIAELEARVAASPWAASVSVRRMLPAGLAIAVTEREARWWVGTGRGLFYAEADGAVIAPVLGRRFTPLPVLEVAPEADGVPAGLSEMIAAFEALDLPIKPAEAAWVRVLPGRLELFFEDRGLTVAASTRDWDRGMERLARVWADLVRRSEDRAAREIRIFGGKVWVRT comes from the coding sequence ATGAACATGGCCCTGGCAGCCAAACCCGGAGCCGCGCTCCGTATGGGCAAGGGCGCGGGCGCCCGCACCCGGGGCCGCGCAGCCTCCGGCGGGGGGCTGGGCGCGGGCCTGGTCCGGCTGGTGGGCTGGATGTTGGGCCTGGGGCTGTGCGCCGCGTTCGTCATCGCCGTCAGCGTCGGGCTGCTGGTGGGCTTCCGCTGGCTGACCGCCGCCCCGTATTTCGCCCTGCGCGAGATCAGCGTCACCGGCAACCAGCGCCTGGACGCCGCGGAGATCATCGCCCTGGCCGACGTGTCCCTGGGGGCCAACACCCTGGACATCGACATCGCCGAGCTGGAGGCCCGCGTGGCGGCCTCGCCCTGGGCGGCCTCGGTGTCCGTGCGCCGGATGCTGCCCGCCGGGCTGGCCATCGCCGTCACCGAGCGCGAGGCGCGCTGGTGGGTGGGCACGGGGCGCGGGCTGTTCTACGCCGAGGCCGACGGCGCGGTCATCGCGCCCGTGCTGGGCCGCCGGTTCACGCCGCTGCCGGTGCTGGAAGTGGCCCCCGAGGCCGACGGCGTGCCCGCCGGGCTTTCGGAGATGATCGCGGCCTTCGAGGCCCTGGACCTGCCCATCAAGCCCGCCGAGGCGGCCTGGGTGCGGGTGCTGCCCGGGCGCCTGGAGCTGTTTTTCGAGGACCGGGGCCTGACCGTGGCCGCCAGCACCCGGGACTGGGACCGGGGCATGGAGCGGCTGGCCCGGGTGTGGGCCGACCTGGTGCGCCGCAGCGAGGACCGCGCGGCCCGCGAGATACGTATTTTCGGCGGCAAGGTCTGGGTCCGGACCTGA